ACAAGAACCCTACAAATAGGACAGCTGTTAAAAATTCCTTCTATGGACGGAATTGTTTATACCCCGAAAAAAGGCGATACTCCTGAAAAATTGGCCGACACCTATAAAATCTCACTTGAAAAATTAGCCATGGTCAATAACATTTCGGATAACAATGTGCTAAAAGCAGGAGCCGCAATCTTCCTGCCCGATGCAAAACTGGACTGGGTAACCCTTCAAGAAATAAATGGCGACCTTTTTAAGTCTCCCATACACGGAAGATATAGGATAACTTCCCGATACGGCTGGAGGAGGGATCCTTTTACAAAAAAGAGGAGCTTTCATAACGGAATAGATCTTGCGACATACCTCGGTGCCCCCATCTATGCAGCCCTTCCGGGAACCGTGGCCGCAACAGGTTACAGCAATGTATACGGTAACTATGTAATAATAAGGCATCACTCAGGCTATCAAACCCTTTACGGACACATGCATACTATTTTAACTTCCAGAGGAAAATATGTTACCGCTCAAAGTAAGATAGGAACCGTCGGCACAACAGGAAGAAGTACCGGCCCCCATGTTCATTTTACGGTTTACAAAAACGGAGCAACAATAAATCCTACGGCAGTCTGGCACTAAGCCTTCTCTTTTTTTAAATCGAATTTCTTCACAAAAAAATCAAGATTACGGTAAACGAAAATTGCAGAGTAAACACTCACAAATACTGCAAATACAAGGACAAAAGGAATAACAAAACTAAGCTTAAAATTCTCTGCAGCCCATTTACCTATCGCTGTAAAAGGTATGCAGGCAAGACCGACAATCATCAATATTCCTACGACAGCCCAAGGCAAAATACTTACGTTGGTCAGCCGGTATTTTTCTGCCTGAAGACTTAAAAGATCGGGAATTGCAGACTGAATTTTTACCATTGTTTTCTCCGTAAGCGCATCATCTGCCTTGGTCTGAAAAGAAGAAGTATATAGATTAGAAGCCTGTGTAAGAGCACGGACAAGGCTTCGGCATTTTTTACACCGCAAAAGATGAAAGGTAACTGCAAAGGGAACCGCCTCATGCTTATCAAGAATCATATAGCGGTTAATAGCTTCATTACATGTCATAGGCCAAATTCAATTTAAATAAAACGGGATATTCAGGGCTTTCCTCTTGTCCGTAAATTCCTTGATGTTCGAGCTCGGTTTTTAATATTTTTTTTGAGCGGAAAATATGGGACTTAATCGTATTTACGGGTATGCCCGTAACGGATTCTATATCGGCATAGGGCATATCATAAAAAAAATAAAGGTCGATGCATATTCTGTATTTTTCGGGGAGGCCGCTTACTGCCCGCCTGATTGCATTTTT
The DNA window shown above is from Treponema denticola and carries:
- a CDS encoding M23 family metallopeptidase, with translation MKKTNYLFAGIIVFLLVLGTAYFALDMSTPVGISETALDSGMGGGDTRLPTFRPDKEISEITLPPLDYIVYSVKKGDMVGEIASRYGVSQDAIISLNKLRNTRTLQIGQLLKIPSMDGIVYTPKKGDTPEKLADTYKISLEKLAMVNNISDNNVLKAGAAIFLPDAKLDWVTLQEINGDLFKSPIHGRYRITSRYGWRRDPFTKKRSFHNGIDLATYLGAPIYAALPGTVAATGYSNVYGNYVIIRHHSGYQTLYGHMHTILTSRGKYVTAQSKIGTVGTTGRSTGPHVHFTVYKNGATINPTAVWH